The following nucleotide sequence is from Pirellulales bacterium.
ACCCGAGACGAGCGAGGCGTTTACGGCCGCCCCCGTGGTGGCGTTGTACTCACCGATCTTGTTGGTTGAATTGTCCGCCACCCACAGATTCCCTCCCGATACGGCGATGCCAAAGGGACCACTCAAGCCCGAGACGAGCGCGGCATTGACCACGGCCCCCGTGGTGGCGTTGTATTCACCAATCGTGCCGCTGTAATAGTTCGTGACCCACAGATTCCCTCCCGACAGGGCGATGCCATAGGGGCCATTCAACCCTGAGACGAGCGTGGCGTTGACCGCCGCCCCCGTGGTGGCGTTGTATTCACCAATCGTGCCGCCGCCGTCGCTCGTCACCCACAGATTCGCTCCCGAGACCACGATGGCGGCCGGGGCACTCAACCCTGAGATGAGCGCGGCGTTCACCGCCGCCCCGGTGGTGGCGTTGTATTCACCAATCGTGCCGCTGCTGTAGTTTGCAATCCATAGAGTACCTCCCGACACGGCGATGCCGTACGGGTTACTCAACCCTGAGACGAGCGTGGGAGAACCATTCACGCTGATCGGCACCGCGCCTGAATTCGTCCAACTGGTCGCGAAGTTCGTACTGGGCGCATCGAGCTCTACGATCGGCGGTGCGCTGATCGTGATCGTGCTCTCGGCCGTGCTGCTATTGCTAATCCCATCGTTGGCCACGACGTCGATGGTTTCGCTGGCGACTCCCGGGCCGCCACTAGTGTTGTTGTACTGCACGCTGGCGAGCACTGTCTGGTAGGCGGCCAGACTGGCGGTGCCGTTCAACGACAAGACGCCTGTCGTGGGATTGTAGGGTGTGACCGTGATGCCGCCGCTGGCCGTGGCCGTGAGCGTGTCGCCCGCGTGCGGGCTGGCGATCGTGACCGTCAGCGAATTGAGAGTGGTACTTTGACTATCGGTAATCGAGACGTTGGCGACCAGCGGCGCCCCGGTCGTGGCGTTGTACAAGCCAATCGTGCCGCTCGAATTGTCCGCAACCCACAGATTCGCTCCCGACACTGCGAGGCCATCGGGCTGACTGAATCCTGAGAGGAGTGCCGCGTTGACCACTGCTCCAGTCGTAGCGTTGTACTCGCCAAGGGTGCCGTTGCTACTGTTTCCGACCCATAGATTCCCTCCGGATAAGGCGATGCCCGACGGGGAATGCAAACCTGAAACAAGCGAGGTATTGATCGCCGCGCCCGTGGTGGCGTTGTACTGGCCAATCGTATTACTACCCGCGTTCGCCACCCACAGATTCCCTCCCGACACGGCGATGCCAATCGGATTGGTCAACCCGGAGACGAGCGAGGCATTGATTACTGCCCCCGTGGTGGCGTTATATTCACCAATGGTGCCGGCACCATCGCTTGAGACCCACAGATCTCCTCCCGACACGGCGATCGCAAACGGTCCATTCAACCCATTTAAACCGGTGATGAGCGCGGCGTTCACCACGGTCCCGCTGGTGGCGTTGTACTCGCCAATGGAGCCGTTCAAGCCGTTCGCAACCCACAGATCTCCGCCCGACACAGCGATGCCCGTCGGGAAATTCAACCCCGAGACGAGCGAGGCGTTGATCGCCGCGCCTGTGGAAGCGTTGTATTCACCAATCGTATTGCTGCGCTGGTTCGCAACCCACAGATCCCCAGCCGACACGGCGATGCTGCGCGGGTTATTCAAGCCCGACTCGAGTGTGGGCTTCACGCCCGTGATCGCCACCGCGCCGGAATTTGTCCAGCTGGTCGCGTAGTTCGTACTGGGAGCATTAAGTTCAACGACCGCGGAAAGCAGGAACCTTTGCTCAAGGCGTTCGACCGCAAGCGCCGACCGAAAATACCGCCGGCAAAGCTTCGCCTTCTGCTTGTCGCCAGCGCGTTTCGACTGAACACCAGGTCGCGACTGGGACCGCCATTTGCTTCGCATAACAGACTCTCCGCTTGTTGCTCGCCTGAGTTCGGAGCGACGATTTACGAACGATTTACCGACTAAGGATTCCGAGGCTCCACAGGCAGCGCAATCAGCCGACTTAATGACGCGACTCTTCTCGGTTAAGGCGGCGCGCCGCCAGCGGTGCAGCCAGAGTCCCCATGTTGTTCGCAGTGCATAGGTCCGCCTTCAAAAACGGCGCACGCTATGCGATGATTTACGATGTGTCGCTCCTTGACTTGTTATTTGGCTTCAGATGAATCGACTGGCGATTCGAGGCGTCCGCACTCGCTCCGGGCAATGTGAATCGCCAGCGGTAGCGTCCATTCATTTGTCCGGTCGCTGTATTGCGGTGGCCGAGCCGCGACGGCATCGACCGCGGCGCGCCACTGAACGAGCTGTTGGATCAACGACTCGCGATCGTCGAGCTTCTCATAAGCCAGCGCGAGGATCGTCTCGCCTGCCAGGCGGGCTAAACGCACGTAGTCGCGCTTGGTCGGCGCGGCGAGCTCGGCCAGCGCAAGTCTTGGCAGCGCCGCACGCAAGGCCGCGACGGCTTGCACTGTTTCGCCCGCCCGAAATTGCGCTGCGGCGAGGAAGACCTGTCCGACCGGATTGCGTGGGTCGTGCGCAACGAGGTGTTGCGCGAGCTCGACCACTGCGGAGGGGTTGCTCACGGCCGCATCGCCCGCGATGCACGTCATCACGATCAACAGGGCCAGATTTCCCTCGGCCGTCGCGGCAACGTCGCTGACGACACGATCGCAGGCGGCGCGGTAGCCAGCTTGGTCTCCCGCGGCCAACTGCAACAGCGCCCATTGCAATGTGGGAAGCGCCGCAAACTGATACGCTTCAGCGACGCGCGCGTACGAATCGGCGGCTTCTTGCCATCGACCGAGCATGGCACGAACGTCTCCGAGGGCTTTGTACGCACCTGTGGGATTGAAGCCCAGATCGACCGCGGCGGCGAACTGCTGTTGAGCGATCGTCCAGTTCTGTTCGGCCTGTCCGCGATCTTGCATCGCGAACTGGTGACAACCGAGCTTGTAATGCGCCCAACCCAGTCCCATGTGATACTCGGCGACCGTGGGATTCTCGCTTGCGGCGCGTTCGTAAAGTGCGAGCGCGCGGCGGTGCAAGGCCTCGGCTTCGGCCAGCCGGCCGTTGATCCGATACAGCGATCCGAGCTCGTGACAGGCACGCGCCAGATTGCCGCGATATGTCGGCACGGCGGGCGCGTCGGCGACCAGGCTTTCGTAGGTTGCAATGGCGTCCCGAAAGGACGCTTCGGCGTCGGTTCCGCGGCCGCGAGCACGTAGAGACACGCCGAGTTGATAGTGCGCGCGGGCAACGTCAGAACGGAAGAGTCGCGATTGTGTCAGGTCGCGCTCGTCGTCACCTAGTATTTCGTAAGCGGCCAATGCCTGCCGCAACGTCTTCTCGCCTTGCGCCGATCGGCCAATAACGTTCAAGGCAACGCCTAGGTTGGCGCAGACGCGCGCTTTCATCCTGCGCTGCTCGTCATCTGCCGGCGCGTCCAGCTCGAGCTCTGCCAACACGTCGAGAGCGCGCTGAAATGATGCTGCGGCATCGCTCGGCTGTGACATCTCGTTCTGCACTAGCCCCAGCTCGTACAGTGTGCCGGCGAGATCGGAGCGAATCGCGTGCGGCATAGGATCGCTGCGAAGAAGATCCTCATAACGCTGAACGGCCTCTTGCAGAGCAAGAATGGACTGTGGATCATCGCCAGTTGCTCGGGCGATCCCTCCCATGCGGCGATAGGTTGCGGCCAGTTGCGATTTGACTGTCGGATCGTCTCGATATAGCGCAATAAACTGTCGGTAATATCCCAGCGTCGAGGCTAATTGCTCTTTGCGCAGCGGCTGCAAGGCGGGGATCGATAGCAGCTCGTCATCGTGCACGGCGTCGAACCGCTCGTCGACAACCTGCCGCGCTGCTTGAAAGCTGACTTCGGCACGGGCGCGTTGGCTTTCGGCCTCGTTGCGCTCCATTTCGGCGATGGCGCGCTGTTGCGATTCTGCGGCCCGGGCATTCTCGGCGTCACCGCGAGCGGCGGTCTCGGCTGTCAGGCGCGCCTCGGCCAGCCTCTCGGCGTGAGTGGCACGGACCGCCTGCCAAGTGCTGACGATCGTTCCGCAAATCAATGCCGCACAAACCAGCGCCACGGTGGTAATCGCAGCACGATTGCGGCGGGCGAACTTCTGAAATCGATAAATCGCTGATGGCGGTCGCGCCTCGATCGGCTCGTCGCGCAGGTAACGCTCGATATCACGAGCCAGGCCACTGGCGGTCGCATAACGACGTCTCCGGTTCTTCTCCAGCGCTTTCATCACGATCCAATCCAGGTCGCCGCATAGTACCTGTGCCAATCGTTCCGGATGAACGCGCCGGCGCGACGCCGCAATGGTGCGCGTATGGCCCAGCGTTTCGACGAAGGCGCTTGGCCGGCGCGGTTCCTCTTCGCGAATGATCCGCCGCAACTCGTCATAGGTAGCTTCACGCACTCGTGTTTTATCAAAGGGCGTGGCGCCGGTGAGCAGTTCAAACAGCAGCACACCCAACGAATAGATGTCGCTTCGCGTGTCCACGTCGAGGCCCGGCATCTCGGCCTGCTCCGGACTCATGTAGAGCGGCGTGCCGATGAGCTGCGAGAAGCTCGTAAATAGCGTCTTCTCGGTCAGCTGTTGATTCACGGCCTTGGCCACGCCGAAGTCGATCACCTTGGGGACGGCCCGGCCGTCGAGCAGCGTCACTAGCACGTTCGAAGGCTTGATGTCGCGATGGATGATCCCCTTCTGATGGGCATGTTGTACGGCCTGGCAAACCTGCACGAACATTTCCAACCGTTCCGCTACGGAGAGGTTTACCTCGTCGCAGTATTCCGTGATCGGGACGCCGCGGACCAATTCCATGACAAAGTACGGCCGGCCCGTATCAGTCGCTCCCGCATCGAGCACATGGGCAATGTTTGGATGGTCCATCAATGCCAACGCCTGCCGCTCGGCCTCAAAGCGGGCAATAACCTGCCGTGTGTCCATGCCCGGCTTAATGATCTTCAGGGCGACACGCCGACGGACTGGCGTCTGTTGATCGGCCATGTAGACGGCGCCCATTCCCCCTTCGCCGATCTGTTCCAGGAGTTTGTAAGGGCCGATTTGGGTCCCTGGTTGCTCGAAAATCTGCCGTTCGATGGTGGCGACCCCGCACGCCGGTGACTCGAGGAAGCCTACGGCGTTGCCGTGCGCCTCTAATAAGCTCTCGACACGAGCCCTTAGTGATTCGTTGCCGGCGCACAATTCCCTGACGCGACTGGACCGGAGCAGCGGCTCGTCGATTTGCAGGGCCTGGATGAATATTTCGCGTTCGTTCATTGGAATCTCCGCGGACCGTCGGGCAAGTCCGCTCGCAGGTACAATGCGTAAAAGAATGCCGATTCGCGCAATTTTCGCGCAAAAATGTCGCACGTGGTGAAATGCGCAGGGAATCAACCGTCGCCCTGGATCTCGCGAAGAAGCCAGGCCTTGGCGTAGGCCCAGTAGTGGTCCGCAGTTCTGGGGGAGACGCCGAGGCACTGCGCTGCCTCGCGTATGGTCAGTCCGCCAAAAAAACGGAGCCTGACAAGTTCCGCAACCTTGGCATCTGCGGCAAAGAGCCGCTCCAGGGCGTCGTTTAGTTCCAGTAGGTCGAAAGAATCTTGAGGGGCGGCAAGGTTATCAACGGACACCATCGTTTGTCGGTGGTGGCTACGCTTTGCCGCCTGCTTACGCCGGGCTGAATCAACAAGAATGCGCCTCATTGCCTCGGCGGCCGCAGCGAAAAAGTGACCACGGCCATCCCAGTGCTGTTTCTGGTCCGCAGCGGCCGGTCCGCTCGGCACAAGTCGCAAGTAGGCCTCATGCACCAATCCGGTGGCATCCAATGTCTGGCCTGGCTTTTCAGCTGCCAGCCTTTGCGCGGCCAGTTGCCGAAGCTCGGCATAGACCAGAGGTAGAAGCTCCTCTGTAGCATGCGGGTCGCCTTGTTCGGCGGCGGATAAGATGTGCGTGATGTTAGTCATCACTTGGCCATGATATCGTCGCAATTCGACGATTTCCAAATGATTAATCGCACCGGCAGTCGCGAAAGTTAAGGAATCCCAAGCGTTTCTTCGGACAGTTGAACGTGGACCATTTGCTCCGGCACCCCTTGTACGCGCCGGCGGCGTTCCGTTTGCCGCTGAACTAGCTTTCCGGTGAACGAATATCGGACCCGCAGATCGCTCCCACGGCCTGCTTTGCTGTGCTGCCTCAAGCAGACCTTGCTCCCGTTGGAGTTATCCACGTCGACTCAGTTGACCTAAGCGGCATGTTGCTACCGGTTTGGCCAGCGAAGTGAGCCAAATGAGCTAACAATGAACCGCCCGTGAGCCAGTAAAAAAAGGCCAGTTTTCTCGGCGGTTCTTCTCCAAACGGCTCACTTGGCTCATTTTTGTGACAATATATCTATTTACGCGCGGAAAAAAATAATCGTCGGGCCTAGGTTCACCTTACTGACCCTCCTCCTTTTTTCCGCCGGGGCCAGTCCGTCGCGCAGAGAAGTGAGCCAGCTGAGCCGGATGAAGCGGAACCGCCTACACTTGGAATTCTGCCGACAACCCGACCAACCATCACAAGAACTCGACCGATTTGCGACACCAGCGAAAAACGACCACATCGTATCGCGTCGCCGAGTTTCGAACCTGTGAATTGAGCTACCCGATGTCAACTGTTATTGATCGTGTCAAA
It contains:
- a CDS encoding protein kinase → MNEREIFIQALQIDEPLLRSSRVRELCAGNESLRARVESLLEAHGNAVGFLESPACGVATIERQIFEQPGTQIGPYKLLEQIGEGGMGAVYMADQQTPVRRRVALKIIKPGMDTRQVIARFEAERQALALMDHPNIAHVLDAGATDTGRPYFVMELVRGVPITEYCDEVNLSVAERLEMFVQVCQAVQHAHQKGIIHRDIKPSNVLVTLLDGRAVPKVIDFGVAKAVNQQLTEKTLFTSFSQLIGTPLYMSPEQAEMPGLDVDTRSDIYSLGVLLFELLTGATPFDKTRVREATYDELRRIIREEEPRRPSAFVETLGHTRTIAASRRRVHPERLAQVLCGDLDWIVMKALEKNRRRRYATASGLARDIERYLRDEPIEARPPSAIYRFQKFARRNRAAITTVALVCAALICGTIVSTWQAVRATHAERLAEARLTAETAARGDAENARAAESQQRAIAEMERNEAESQRARAEVSFQAARQVVDERFDAVHDDELLSIPALQPLRKEQLASTLGYYRQFIALYRDDPTVKSQLAATYRRMGGIARATGDDPQSILALQEAVQRYEDLLRSDPMPHAIRSDLAGTLYELGLVQNEMSQPSDAAASFQRALDVLAELELDAPADDEQRRMKARVCANLGVALNVIGRSAQGEKTLRQALAAYEILGDDERDLTQSRLFRSDVARAHYQLGVSLRARGRGTDAEASFRDAIATYESLVADAPAVPTYRGNLARACHELGSLYRINGRLAEAEALHRRALALYERAASENPTVAEYHMGLGWAHYKLGCHQFAMQDRGQAEQNWTIAQQQFAAAVDLGFNPTGAYKALGDVRAMLGRWQEAADSYARVAEAYQFAALPTLQWALLQLAAGDQAGYRAACDRVVSDVAATAEGNLALLIVMTCIAGDAAVSNPSAVVELAQHLVAHDPRNPVGQVFLAAAQFRAGETVQAVAALRAALPRLALAELAAPTKRDYVRLARLAGETILALAYEKLDDRESLIQQLVQWRAAVDAVAARPPQYSDRTNEWTLPLAIHIARSECGRLESPVDSSEAK
- a CDS encoding ECF-type sigma factor; amino-acid sequence: MEIVELRRYHGQVMTNITHILSAAEQGDPHATEELLPLVYAELRQLAAQRLAAEKPGQTLDATGLVHEAYLRLVPSGPAAADQKQHWDGRGHFFAAAAEAMRRILVDSARRKQAAKRSHHRQTMVSVDNLAAPQDSFDLLELNDALERLFAADAKVAELVRLRFFGGLTIREAAQCLGVSPRTADHYWAYAKAWLLREIQGDG